The Polyangium mundeleinium genome contains the following window.
TCGAGCTCGCGAAAAAGGAGGGCTTCGAGGCATCTGCGGGGGTGGTCCGCGGAGATACGAGCGTCGACCGGTTCTCGTTCGTGGAGCGCGGGCTCGCCTACGAGATCCCGCTCGCGCTCGGGCAGAAGACGGGGTTCTATCTGGATCAGCGCACGCTCCGGGCGCGGGTCGAGCAACTCGCGCACGGGCGCCGCGTGCTCGACGCGTTCTCCTTCGTGGGGACGTTCGCGATGGCCGCGGCGCGTGGAGGCGCGAAGGAGGTCGTCGCGGTCGACGAGAGCGCGCTCGCGATCGAGGTCGGCGCGGAGTGCGCGCGCAAGAACGGGCTGCTCGGGCGGATCCACTTCCAGCGTGACGACGCGCGTCAGGCGCTGTCGCGGGCCTCGGCCGAGGGCGGCTTCGACATCGTGCTCTGCGATCCGCCGAAGCTCTCGCCCACGCGTGGCGCGAAGGAAGGCGCGCTCGGCGTGTACAAGGCGCTCGCGTCGGCGGGCTGCCGGGCCACGAAGGCGGGCGGGATCCTCGTGCTCAGCTCGTGCTCGAGCGCGATCTCGATCGACGACCTCACGCGCGCGCTCGCCCTCGGCGCGCGGGAGGCGCGGATGCACGCGGTCATCTTCGATCGGCACTTCCAGGGAGCGGATCACCCGGTGAGCGCGGCGTTCCCAGAGGGGCTCTACCTGAAGAGCGTGATCGCGCGGCTCGAGGTGTTATGACGGGCGTGTCGCCCTCGGCCGCGCCGCGCGCGCTCGCCGCGATGCGCCCGGAGGAGGCGCGCGGCCTCTCCGGGCTCGTGTTCGATCTGGACGACACGCTGCTCGATCACGGCGAGCTCACGGAGGCCGCGTATGCGTCGCTCTTCAGGCTGCGGGAGGCGGGGCTCCGGCTCGTCGCGTGCACGGGGCGGCCCGCCGGGTGGGCCGAGGTGCTCGTGCGGCAGTGGCCGCTCGACGCGGCGATCGCCGAGAACGGCGCCGTGGCCTTCATCAAGGAGCGGCGCCCGTTCGGCGCGCCCCGCTTGCGCCTCGTGTTCCCGGCGGATCTCGCGGCGGCGGGGGCGAGGCGCGCGGAGCTTCGGGCCCTCGCCGAGGAGCTCTGTCGGCGTTTTCCGACCGTGTCGCTCGCGGACGACAACAACGCCCGCTTCACGGACGTGACCCTCGACATCGGCGAGCACTGCCGCGCCCCGGCCGAGGACGTCGCGGCCATGCGGGC
Protein-coding sequences here:
- a CDS encoding class I SAM-dependent rRNA methyltransferase; translation: MNARARSAHAPDPSPARPEGRRPGSPIPVVTLKPGHVRPVWTGHPWVFAQAIARIEGGALPGDEVKVVDPHGATLGHGLYTPRSAIPVRIYTRDDAPVDGALFRRRIERAIQHRRDLGLPNHAAGHETTAYRLIHAEGDGLPGLVVDVLGDVAVVQIGTIGVKRREGIVFDALSELLSPRAIVDRTSVELAKKEGFEASAGVVRGDTSVDRFSFVERGLAYEIPLALGQKTGFYLDQRTLRARVEQLAHGRRVLDAFSFVGTFAMAAARGGAKEVVAVDESALAIEVGAECARKNGLLGRIHFQRDDARQALSRASAEGGFDIVLCDPPKLSPTRGAKEGALGVYKALASAGCRATKAGGILVLSSCSSAISIDDLTRALALGAREARMHAVIFDRHFQGADHPVSAAFPEGLYLKSVIARLEVL
- a CDS encoding HAD-IIB family hydrolase — protein: MTGVSPSAAPRALAAMRPEEARGLSGLVFDLDDTLLDHGELTEAAYASLFRLREAGLRLVACTGRPAGWAEVLVRQWPLDAAIAENGAVAFIKERRPFGAPRLRLVFPADLAAAGARRAELRALAEELCRRFPTVSLADDNNARFTDVTLDIGEHCRAPAEDVAAMRAEASRRGVHTLASSVHLHLSLDPADKATGTLRLLEAAFGEDPTRARLTHAFMGDSGNDAAAFAAFTTTIGVANVRAYLPMLPVPPKYVTQAAMGRGFAELATTLVDLRVPPG